The DNA segment AGTGGTTGATTATGTAagcagtcactcacacacacacacacacacacacacacacactagcagcAGAAGATATTGTCTTAAACTCTCTTGGTTAATCGTGTCTTAAACATCACAGAGTTTATATTgtgtaataaaaacaattatGCATGACTTTAATTTTGAAAGCTGGATGCAACTAGAGGAGATTTTCATAATAAAACCTTCTGAAGTGTTGATGTGTTGTAATCCACCAGATATTCTCTTAAAAACCACTTTCTCATGTGCTGAGGTTCAGAAACACAGGCTGTCTCGTAGGATTTATACTTGAAGCTATAAAGTGTTATCTGCGTCAACAAAGGGAGTATTAATGTACTACACAGAGAGTCAGGGGAAGTATTTCTCCACCAAACGTCCAGATGAGTaacttcctctctgctgtttataTTCCTGCTTGTACACATGTGGATCTGTTTCATAACCGTTCACTATCAGCACAGAAAATCACGTCTCCTCAactaaacacactgacacatccCAATGTCGTCAGTCTGCTCCGACACTGTCAGACATACAGGTACAGATACCTGAGCAGGTAACAGACGACATCagttaaagacagagagataagTGCAAAGATTATGGAGGTAGAGAAACTATTAATAGCCAGTTTATGGATTCACTGATTTAtggaaaatcaatcaatcattccCTGTGTCCAGCTTCTTGAGTGTGAGGAGCAGTAAACTAAACatcttttggtttttgttggATAAAATGAGAAAGCAGACATGGTGTGAAACATTTAATCAAGACAAtgatcagagtattgatctATAATCGATCGTTGCAGCCCCAGAAACAAAAAATTCACTTTTCAGCTGCGTCTTTTTCCTCCGTCCTGCAGCCCCTTCGTGTTCTTGACCCTCAGTATTTTCTCAGCGTCTCACTGTATCTTGTCTCTCTTATATTCCTGTGTCTCCGTGTCCACTGCCCGGGGTGATAATGTGGTGTCTGCACTTCTGCCCCTGCACAGATTAACCACGCTTTTGTCGGGGGGGACAAAGAAAAGCCCCTCCCTGCTGCTGAGCCGGGGCTTTCAGCATGGCCCCTTGCCAGGGGAGGCTTTAAAAGGGTGGGGGCGCGTGGCTCCTCTCACTCTCACGGCAGGACAACCCAAGGGCATCAAAGCAAGGTGAGTCCCTGTCCCCTCACCCAGCGCAGCACAGCACGGCACGGCACGGCACAGGGCAGCACAGCCAGGGTCGACCAGCCCCctaaattcacacacacaaaaaccccaAAGCACAGGGGCCGGCCGGGCTCCAGGGCCCGGCGGCCATCACTGCACCCAGTGGGTGAGATAAAGAGTGGTGATGGTGGAAAAtctcagcagctggaggagcaggaggaaatgGGCAGAAAACAAGATAAAGAGATAGAATGGGTGGGAGAAAAGTCTGGATGAAGCCTCTGGCTCCTCTGAccctcttcatttttctgtaGGAACTATAAATAGATGCTTCCAGTTCAGGAATGATGCACTCAGGCTGGGTTCAGTATCCAGGCCACTGTGATTCTGGAGCTTTTCAACCTTTAGAAACAcactctgatgctgctgcacaggCCGTTTAACATGTTATACAGCACTGATGAACAGTTTACAGCACAtctcctgctgtgctgcttttaCACGTGTTTTTATTGACTTGTTGACTGCAGTCGCCTCGGCGTGTCCATCTTGTCGTCTGTTCGTCCTCTAGCTGCCTCTCAACCGTCTTGTGTTTATCTCTCCTGCCAGACAAGATGACTCACCACTGCACCAAGTTCTCCGGCCACTGGAAGGTGAGTCTGTGGATGGAGGAACAGATTCATACATCACCTCACTGGAGGTCTTTTCAACCTACACGTCCCCCTGAGATGCCGCCAGCCGCCTCTGGTCAAAATGTCTGGGACGAAAAAAGGCTCACAGTTTATCAGAGAGCTGCCATTTCTTTCCAAGCAGAGAACAGAATGAATGCAGACTATATAGTGATTGTGCCTTTATCCTTTATCATAGTACTACTGATGGAAATAGTTTTTATGGGTAAAGAAAGAACAGTTTCATGCCTTTAAACTGAGCTGCTGAGCTGGTACATGTGCATTTCCCTCTCGTCAGATCATTGTCTTCGATGAGGAGTGCTTCCAGGGCCGCCGCCATGAGTTCACCTCTGAGTGCTGCAACGTGATGGAGTTTGGCTTCGAGACCGTGCGTTCCCTCAGAGTGGAGAGTGGAGCGTGAGTACACACATTTAATCCACACATCTGCAGTCTTGATGCACCTCTGATGAGAAGGTGATGATTCTGAACTTTTCTTTGCCCCCTCAGCTGGGTGGGTTATGAGCACGCCTCCTACCAGGGACAGCAGTTTGTCCTGGAGAGGGGAGAGTACCCCCAGTGCGATGCTTTCGGCGGCAGCAACGCCTATCACATTGAGAGGATGACCTCCTTCAGACCTATCGCCTGTGCTGTGAGTTAAACCTCCCTCTGTCATCGTGTGTCTGTCAGATCACTGCAGACTGAACTGACTGGAAAAACAACTTATATGtattgttttctcctctctctctctctctctctctctctctctccctccagaaCCACAGAGAGTGTCGTATGACTATCTATGAGCGTGAGAACTTCCTGGGCCGTAAGGGTGAGCTTAGTGATGATTATCCCTCCCTCCAGGCCATGGGCTGGTGCAACAATGAAGTTGGCTCTCTCAGGATCCAGTCTGGAGCGTGAGTGTCCTCCAGCAACTTTACAACTCCTCCTTCCCTTccactttttaaacatttttctacTCAACTTTCTATTTTTCTCAGCAGTTCAAAAATAATCCTGGTTAGACTTTCACAACACAGATCTCTTGCAACATTTCATGCAaacttccctccctctctctccctccttctttctctctctgcttgtgtgATTTCGTAACAGATTTGTGTGCTACCAGTACCCTGGTTATCGTGGATACCAGTATATCATGGAGTGTGATCGTCACTGTGGGGAGTACAAACACTTCAGGGAGTTTGGCTCCCACTGCCAGACCCCTCAGATCCAGTCCATCCGCCGTATTCAGCAGTAACAACTTACTCCAAACCCCCTTTACCCATGTGACCCTTCACCTCTGACCCCCGCTGCCTCCAAGTGCTGAATAAACTGTCTTTCTTAAACCTTACCGACTTCCACCAATGTATCTGCTTATCATCTGATACatagatagatacatagatagacagatagataaatagatagatagaagcAAATGTTTGTGACATATTTTTCTGAAATAAtcaatcaatgaatcaattaatCCACTGACTGAAAATCCATCTGTAACTATTTTGATCATTTATCAATAATTTCAGCCAAAATGCCACAGACATGATCTGGCTCCAGTGTCTCAAATGTGCAGATTCTCTTCTTTCtatctgttttatgttattGCAAAATCAAGtaagaataaagaaataaaatcagtaGATAAATCAATCAAGAAGATAATCATTAGTCGCAGCCCTACTCAatgatttttatcattttagaATCATTTCAAAATTCATCTTTGCTTAAATTTAATTAGATGTTTTTGGATTCTTACAAATAAAAACCTATAGTCTCTATTAACTTCAGCAGTACACAgttataaaactttaaaatctcTGTTTAAGTTTGATCATTTGACCTGAAACACAGGACGGGTTTCACAGCTGGATCAACAGCCTCTGTACCACGTCGATCCAGATGTGCAAAATGACTTTTTCTGCcaacaaacaacatgtaaacacttAGTTAACATGTAAACACTTAGTTACAAAAatccaacaataaaacactgagaggggaagattttacttttaacactttaaatacatttagctGATGATACTTACATGTTTACCTGCATTAAACTGAACGTCTTTGGgttctgagctgctgctggaacaaAACAAGACGTTTAGATTCAgagattaatcaattaaaataattcaacaaataaaatgaaaaatgtgttaatcattagctgcagtcGTAAATCAATAACCAGAAACGTTGCAGGTTAATTTTCTGCAGCTTTATTATATTTGATTTGGCTCTGAAGTGACACTGATCTGCTTCTgctcagacattttgttttttagcagGTTATTTGTGTCAGACTGTCACCTGCAAATTATTGACTATTATCAGATTTAGTCATATTTATAGGGATTTACACAAACCTTGTATATTTTGTTATGTACAGTCGATTCCTGAGTGATAATTTAAAGATTTGCAACTGCAGCTgtaaaaaaacaaggaaaagaaatgagatggttaaaatgtttaaaagttaaagttagGTTAAAACGTTTTAATATCTTACAGAGATAATCAAGGATAAAAAAAAGCTTGAACAAGTGAAATGTTCTGAGATAAAACCTGCCTGATTATTTGAGTATTTGTTGCTGGAGGACCAGACTTGCTCTGTTTGCCTTCCCCAGCCTCATGCTGTCTCTCAGTGTGCAGGCCTGCTGGAACCTACAGGCCTGTATCAGGAGCATTACCACCGCCGGCCAGGAAACGGCACTGCGTTTCCACCTGAACAACACACACCCAACGAACCGCGGGCCTCCTATAGAAAACCACTTACCGTGCTGTAATATTAATTGTCAGAGGCTGCTGCTTCGTGACCATTAAGatgcacagagaaaaacaacttaTCTCACCCGGAcacaggctgagagagaggcagggttAAAGCCTGTTTACTGCGCTGCAGAGGCCGCAGCCCCCCCCCATACAGGCCGCAATGTGCCCCTCTTTATAGTTCAAGTACCCCCTGTGGGAAATTTCCTGTATACACACTGGTCTATGCTATTCCCAGTTAAATTCCCAGTCGTAAATCAgcacagtaaaaaataaatccaaaactGGAAAAAGGGAAATTCCTACTTATGCAGCTGTGGTTGTATGCAAAGGTTTTATTTCTGCTGCAATGCATGAAACTGTAGGAGTAAAATGTTGAAGAATATAGTTATAATacagttttttcccctcagtcgACACTCGATGTGGTCCAGGCCCCGCCAGCAATGACCCGCTCCGTGTTTTACAAGCCTCTCACCGCCGCAGTGGGAGGAAGTTGAACCACAAAGCAAGCAGTGCCACTGTGCTAgcaaagggaagaaaaaatacagaaaatataatcGAAGGACTTAACTGAACCATGTGCCATACAGGAGCTGGAAAACGAACAGCTTAAACCGAAAGGAGCGGACAGAAACGCTTGGCACGCGGCCAGCCGGGAAGCAGCGGACCGGACAGCTACTTAGCCGAGTACGGGCTCCCTCAGCGCGGATAGCCTGGTAGGCAGGAGTCGCTCGTGGCTGGATTGTCGGAGCTCGACGACCCGCTCGGCTCCCctcggttttttttttttttttagagacaCTCAGGACTGGCAGCGGTGTGTCCGTGTTTGGTGTTACCAGCAGCGGCCAGAAACGCCGCTTCTACCCGCTTAAACTACAAGTTTACAGCGGAGAGGGAAAGTTATCGGTCACCCGAGCGGCGGACTACCGCTGGCCGGCCGAGCTCCATCTCCCAGCGgcgctccctccctctctctctccctcccccctcctccaccaccgCCGCCACCATCACAGTCACCATCAGCCCACAGTCAGTAGCTCTCTGCTGGGTCTCCAGGCGAGGAGGGTCCCCCCCCTTAACGCTCGGGGTAACTCAACAAGCAGCTATGGATTATTTTCTGCGggtttgtcattatttttgactCCACTTGGACTCTCGAAGACTCCATTTTTTTGGGTTCTTTTCCCCGGGAGACGCTGCGAGACTTCCCCAATACGAGCAGCCAGTTTTTACTCCTCGCAGCCGTTAGCTTATTAAGTCTGTCTGAAATCGAGCCAGTGTTAACAGTTTAGTGCCAGCTGGTGACCGTGTTAGCTACTGGCAACGAGGGCATTTTAACGTCTCTCCTAAACCCAAACTGGATGTATAGTTTGATTAATCTCTCTATACATTATTCGTTAGTTAGCCTACTGGGCTAGCAGGTTTCATTTTGCTAGCTAGCGTGGTAGCTAACTAGCGGACGAACCCAAATATCGATATCGCCAGCAGGGCTAAAAACTGAGCTAGCTTCGCGGACGTGTTGGACTTTGGCTCGTGATAACTCGATTACACCCGCTTGCCCGGGCTGGATTTTGGTGCTAAACCTCTTAAAGTGTTTAACCACATCTTTTCGGGCGACATTTTTCGGTGATTGATGAGCCGATAAGGAGGAACATTGCAGCCCCTACACAGGAAGCCAGCGGCGGCAACGACGGCAACATAAACAACCGcggtgtggtggtgtgtggatctttttctttcttttttttagggAATGCAGATCATGAGTCCTGGCTCATCTTTAACCTGCGCTTGTGTGGTTTTACATGTGCCAAACTGCGCCTGAGAGACTtgcattttttgggggggttgcACCAGCAGAGATCCACTGAGGACGAAGTAGCACCCTGATGGTACACATTTCAACCTGTCGCCCAGTGTCCTCCCTCCTTTATTTCCCCCTTTTCAGCCTCTGTAGTTGTTATTTGAGACCAACTACACGTGTTTTATCACTGTAACCCTGGTGTCGAGGCACAGAAAGGAGCCAGCCAcattcccc comes from the Lates calcarifer isolate ASB-BC8 linkage group LG9, TLL_Latcal_v3, whole genome shotgun sequence genome and includes:
- the cryba4 gene encoding beta-crystallin A4, giving the protein MTHHCTKFSGHWKIIVFDEECFQGRRHEFTSECCNVMEFGFETVRSLRVESGAWVGYEHASYQGQQFVLERGEYPQCDAFGGSNAYHIERMTSFRPIACANHRECRMTIYERENFLGRKGELSDDYPSLQAMGWCNNEVGSLRIQSGAFVCYQYPGYRGYQYIMECDRHCGEYKHFREFGSHCQTPQIQSIRRIQQ